The sequence TGCCCTGGCCGATACCCTTGAGATAGGGAATGTAGGTGCTGCAGGGTGTCAGCAGGCCCTTCGACAGGGCGAGCAGGCCGAGCACCGGCCAGGCTGAGGCCCATTGCTGGCCGAAGAGCACGAGCATCGCCGGCTCGGCAAGCGCCCAGAGGCCGAACATCATCGGCGCGAGCAGCACGGTGGTGACCTGCGTGCTGAGCATCAGCGCTTGCGAGCGCCGCTGGCGATCCTCGCCCATATGGCTGAAGGCGGGAAAGAGAACGCCCATGACTGCCGAAAGGACGATCTGGTTGGGAATGCTCGAAAAGCGGTTCGCCGCCGAGTAGGCGCCGGCATCCGATAGACCGAGATAACGGCTGATGACGACCATCGGCGATTGGAATGTGATGAAGTTGGCGATCTCGGAGCCCATCATGCCGAAGCTGAAGCGGCAGAGCGAAAGAACACGTCGCGCCGAAAACACGAAACGCGGGACGTAGCCGGAGACGGCATAGAGACCGGCAAGCCGGATGAACGCCGAAACGAAAAGCTGCGCAAGCAGCGACCACACCCCGAATCCGAGAAGTGCTGCCCCGACCGCGACGAGGGCGCCGAGGATTTCCGAGAGCATCGTCCAGACTGCGTCCTTGCTGAAATTCATCCGGCGGGCAAGCAGTGCATAGGCAACATCGCCCGCAAGCTGCAGCGGGATGAGCAGGCTCATGATCCGCAGCAGATGGCTTGCCTCCGGCGCGCCGAGCAGGCTCGCAAGCGGTCCGGCGAAGACGAAAAGTCCAAGCGCCATCAACAGCGAGACCGCCAGATTGGCCCAGAATGCGGAGTGGATGAGTTCCACGTCCTCGTCGCGCTGGATGACCAGAGCGGAGGCAAGACCGGCCCCGCCGATCATCGCCAGAAACTGCACGACAGTGAGCGCAACGGCGACCGTTCCGAACTCTTCCGGCGTCAGGATGCGTGCCAGAATCGGCACGGTGACAAATTTCAGCCCGAATGTGCCTGTCTTTGAAAGGACGCTCCAGCCGACGTTCCGAGTCACAGACTTGGCGTTTACGTTTGAAGGCATGTGAGCATCCCGTGATGCCTTTGAAGGATTTCCGACAAAGGGCAAGCGCTAGATTAGAGGTCGCGACCCGGTGGGAGGAGACCACGCACTACTCTTTTAGAGAAACCGCAGGGGCGAAAAGATGGCGAAGCTGACTGTTATTATTCCCTACTATCAGAAGGAGCCGGGTATTCTTCGGCGCGCGCTCGCGTCCGTCTTTGCCCAGAGCTATCAAGACTTCCATGTCCTGGTGATAGACGATCAATCTCCTTACCCGATCGATGAGGAGTTGAGCCCGCTTGCTGATAGCGAGCGGGCGCGTCTGACGGTCATCCGTCAGGAAAACAAGGGTCCCGGCGGTGCGCGCAACACCGGGCTCGACAACGTTCCGGCCGACTCGGCGTTCGCCGCGTTCCTCGATTCCGACGACATCTGGACCACCGATCATCTCCAGAATGCCGTCGACAGCATGAGCCGCTTTGGCGCTGACGGCTACTGGGCGTCAATAACAGGCGGCGAGGCATTCTACTACCATTTCGGCATCGCCGATCTCGAGGCAAGCGATACGGTCGTGCGCCTGCAGGAAAGCCCGCTTGTCGTGGAAATTCCCGATCTTTCCAATGTCATGCTGCGGAACTGGAGCTTCCTGCACCTCTCCTGCATGGTGATTGGCCGCAAGCTTTTCGAGACGGTGCGCTTTGACGCAGAGCTGCGTCTTGCGGCCGAGGACGTGCTGTTCTTCTGCGACTGCATTCTGGCGGCAAGCCGTGTCGTGCTTTGCGATGCGGCCGGCGCCGTGCGCGGGGAGGGCATCAACATCTTCCACTCGATCGACAACGATTCTCCACAGTTCCTGCAGCAGCAGTTCAACACCTTCGTTGCCCTCGAAACGCTGGAGCACCGGCTTTCGCGCAAGCCATCGGCCGTCGCGTCGATCCAGTCCTACCAGCATACGGCCCGGCGCCAGGCGCTCTGGAGCCAGGCGCGCCGTCTGAAGCGGCGCAAGTCGCCGCAGTTCCGGCTGCTGGCGCGTTGGGTCTTGCGCGATCCCAAGCTGTTGCAGAGCGCATTCGAGCTTGCCGTCGGCAAGTTCTCCCGTTCACGCTGATCTGGACAGAAACTCCTTTGGAGGAAGAACAAGGCCGCCAGGCGCGGCATCGAACCTATCTCGCATTCTGAAAGAAGGGACCGCCCATGAAGCCCTATTATTGGGAATCTCAGCACGGCAATTTCGGCGACGACCTCAACCTCTGGCTTTGGGATTTCCTGCTGCCGGGTTTTCGCGATGTCCATGACGACATCCTCCTCGTCGGCGTTGGCACGGTGCTCAACCGTGCGCTTCTGCCCGACGGCGTCCGCAAACTCGTGATCGGCAGTGGTTTCGGCTACGGCACCTTGCCGGACATGCGCGATGC comes from Ensifer sp. PDNC004 and encodes:
- a CDS encoding lipopolysaccharide biosynthesis protein, translated to MPSNVNAKSVTRNVGWSVLSKTGTFGLKFVTVPILARILTPEEFGTVAVALTVVQFLAMIGGAGLASALVIQRDEDVELIHSAFWANLAVSLLMALGLFVFAGPLASLLGAPEASHLLRIMSLLIPLQLAGDVAYALLARRMNFSKDAVWTMLSEILGALVAVGAALLGFGVWSLLAQLFVSAFIRLAGLYAVSGYVPRFVFSARRVLSLCRFSFGMMGSEIANFITFQSPMVVISRYLGLSDAGAYSAANRFSSIPNQIVLSAVMGVLFPAFSHMGEDRQRRSQALMLSTQVTTVLLAPMMFGLWALAEPAMLVLFGQQWASAWPVLGLLALSKGLLTPCSTYIPYLKGIGQGTTLFWWAVVRAIATTAAVAYGAIGGSLVEAMIALCLVNLATLVGYSWVVFRADQLPFLRGFLISVRPLVSAFIMAVIVRLLLDHYGALLPSAVLQVLAGAAIGGLIYLVLVLATERPLLAKLNDMVRSRGASTSVPAAAE
- a CDS encoding glycosyltransferase family 2 protein; amino-acid sequence: MAKLTVIIPYYQKEPGILRRALASVFAQSYQDFHVLVIDDQSPYPIDEELSPLADSERARLTVIRQENKGPGGARNTGLDNVPADSAFAAFLDSDDIWTTDHLQNAVDSMSRFGADGYWASITGGEAFYYHFGIADLEASDTVVRLQESPLVVEIPDLSNVMLRNWSFLHLSCMVIGRKLFETVRFDAELRLAAEDVLFFCDCILAASRVVLCDAAGAVRGEGINIFHSIDNDSPQFLQQQFNTFVALETLEHRLSRKPSAVASIQSYQHTARRQALWSQARRLKRRKSPQFRLLARWVLRDPKLLQSAFELAVGKFSRSR